In Hyphomicrobiales bacterium, a single genomic region encodes these proteins:
- the ftsA gene encoding cell division protein FtsA: MIRLGSKTSGSKGGLPSNKSTLITVLDIGTTKVCCVIARLHPKRDSLELSDRTHMIEVIGFGHQRSRGIKGGVVVDLDEVEQAIRLAVDAAERRAGMTVESLIVNVSASRIRSHAFSASVSLAGQAVEENDISRVLQAGRNHTSEPEAAVMHSLPIGYSLDGNNGIKDPRGMIGERLAVDMHVVTANDAALRNLELAINRCHLAVEAFVSSPYSAGLASLAGDEAELGVTCIDMGGGTTTVSVFVDGKFVHCDGLAIGGQHVTMDLARGLSTSLRNAELIKVKHGSVLPGNLVDYDPVNVNVIGDESGIGADVSASTISKIIRPRVEETFEHVRDRLNASGFAGLVGRRVVLTGGASQLTGVADLARSVIGKNVRLGRPLGVTGLPVEARSAAFSTVVGLMIYPQVEQASDDMGWSPGRHHSETAMTGTGGYIGRVGRWFAENF; the protein is encoded by the coding sequence ATGATTCGCCTTGGCTCAAAAACTTCAGGATCAAAAGGCGGCTTGCCGTCTAACAAATCCACGTTGATTACGGTTTTGGACATTGGCACGACGAAAGTCTGCTGTGTTATTGCGCGTCTTCATCCAAAACGTGACAGTTTGGAACTTTCTGATCGCACCCACATGATTGAGGTGATCGGCTTTGGTCACCAGCGTTCGCGCGGCATTAAGGGCGGCGTTGTTGTTGACCTTGATGAAGTCGAACAGGCAATTCGCCTTGCGGTTGATGCTGCTGAGCGTCGTGCTGGGATGACAGTTGAATCACTCATTGTGAATGTGTCTGCAAGTCGCATTCGCAGTCACGCTTTCTCAGCCAGTGTTTCGCTTGCGGGACAAGCGGTTGAAGAAAATGATATTTCGCGGGTGTTACAAGCTGGCCGCAATCACACATCTGAGCCGGAAGCGGCTGTGATGCATTCTTTGCCAATTGGCTATTCGCTTGATGGTAATAATGGCATTAAAGACCCGCGTGGCATGATTGGCGAGCGTTTAGCCGTTGATATGCATGTGGTTACAGCCAATGACGCAGCCCTTCGTAATCTCGAACTTGCGATTAACCGCTGCCACTTGGCCGTTGAAGCTTTTGTAAGCTCTCCTTATTCCGCAGGCCTTGCAAGCCTTGCTGGTGATGAGGCTGAGCTTGGTGTCACCTGCATTGATATGGGCGGTGGCACGACCACAGTTTCTGTTTTTGTTGACGGCAAGTTTGTCCATTGTGATGGGCTGGCTATTGGTGGTCAGCACGTAACCATGGATTTGGCGCGCGGTCTTTCGACATCGCTGCGCAATGCTGAATTGATCAAAGTTAAACATGGCAGTGTGCTGCCTGGTAACCTTGTCGATTATGATCCGGTCAATGTGAATGTCATTGGCGATGAAAGCGGCATTGGTGCGGATGTTTCAGCATCGACGATTTCAAAAATTATTCGTCCGCGCGTGGAAGAAACCTTTGAACATGTGCGCGACAGGCTGAATGCTTCCGGTTTTGCAGGTTTGGTTGGTCGCCGTGTGGTTTTAACCGGCGGTGCGAGCCAACTAACGGGCGTTGCCGATCTAGCGCGTTCGGTTATTGGGAAAAATGTACGCCTTGGGCGACCTTTGGGGGTCACAGGTCTTCCTGTTGAAGCCCGCAGTGCTGCCTTTTCAACTGTGGTTGGTTTGATGATTTATCCACAGGTAGAGCAAGCAAGCGATGATATGGGCTGGTCTCCTGGTCGACACCACTCTGAAACGGCGATGACGGGGACAGGTGGCTATATTGGCCGTGTTGGCCGTTGGTTTGCGGAGAATTTTTAA
- the cysK gene encoding cysteine synthase A — translation MTKSDVNFDKPLRGRIYDSVLETIGNTPLVRIPALAKETNAVADIVVKCEFFNPLASVKDRIGVNMILDLEKQGKIKEGTTLVEPTSGNTGIALAFAAAARGYRLILTMPESMSIERRKMVALLGAELVLTPKEKGMGGSIAKAQELLEEIDGAVMPSQFSNPANPEIHRITTAEEIWHDTGGDVDVIIAGVGTGGTFTGLAQVLKERKPEIKMIAVEPTASPILSGGNPGPHMIQGIGAGFVPDNMDTTNMDEVIQVDNETAFDTARKVAATEGLPVGISSGAAIYAGLTVAARPEMAGKRVVVIAASFAERYLSTVLFEGLGE, via the coding sequence ATGACCAAGTCTGACGTTAATTTCGACAAGCCCCTAAGAGGGCGCATTTATGACAGCGTTTTAGAAACAATCGGAAACACCCCGCTTGTGCGTATTCCAGCGCTCGCCAAAGAAACAAACGCTGTGGCCGACATTGTGGTCAAATGTGAATTCTTCAACCCGCTCGCCAGCGTAAAAGACCGCATCGGCGTGAACATGATCTTGGATCTTGAAAAACAGGGCAAGATTAAAGAAGGCACCACCCTTGTGGAACCAACCTCAGGCAACACAGGCATCGCGCTCGCCTTTGCTGCTGCCGCCCGTGGTTATCGTTTGATCCTCACCATGCCAGAATCCATGTCAATTGAACGCCGCAAGATGGTTGCCCTTCTTGGCGCTGAACTGGTCTTGACGCCAAAAGAAAAAGGCATGGGCGGCTCCATTGCTAAGGCACAAGAGCTTTTGGAAGAAATTGATGGCGCGGTCATGCCAAGCCAATTCTCAAACCCTGCCAACCCAGAAATTCACCGTATAACAACGGCTGAAGAAATTTGGCACGACACAGGCGGCGACGTGGATGTGATCATTGCAGGCGTTGGCACAGGCGGCACGTTCACAGGCTTGGCGCAGGTATTGAAAGAGCGCAAACCAGAAATCAAAATGATCGCTGTTGAGCCGACCGCAAGCCCAATTTTGTCAGGTGGCAACCCCGGCCCTCACATGATCCAAGGGATCGGCGCTGGTTTCGTTCCAGACAATATGGACACCACAAATATGGATGAGGTTATCCAAGTGGACAATGAAACAGCCTTCGATACAGCTCGCAAAGTCGCTGCAACGGAAGGCCTACCTGTTGGCATTTCATCAGGCGCTGCAATTTACGCAGGCCTAACAGTTGCCGCCCGCCCTGAGATGGCTGGCAAGCGCGTCGTCGTCATTGCCGCTTCATTCGCGGAGCGTTATTTGTCAACCGTACTCTTTGAAGGGTTGGGCGAATAA
- a CDS encoding HupE/UreJ family protein, producing the protein MKRILSAAALAVIATPALAHHPLAGQPMETFADGLLSGIGHPLLGFDHLFFVVAVGLAAAYTGFQRSAPAAYIVAMAIGCLMMSFGTDLPVKETIIALSLLIVGGIVASGRALNLIPALVLFAGFGLFHGSAFGDSIASQEAGVGGVVLIGYLIGLAVLQYAIAMASAYAIRTVFGATEATAANARVAGAIVAGIGVFLTLEVVEGAAFAALGLGA; encoded by the coding sequence ATGAAACGAATTCTATCTGCTGCGGCACTTGCCGTTATCGCGACGCCAGCTTTGGCGCACCACCCACTTGCGGGACAACCTATGGAAACGTTTGCCGATGGCCTGCTTTCAGGTATTGGGCATCCGCTTTTGGGTTTTGACCATTTATTCTTTGTTGTGGCTGTCGGCCTTGCTGCAGCATACACGGGCTTTCAACGCTCAGCACCTGCCGCTTACATTGTCGCAATGGCAATCGGTTGTTTGATGATGAGCTTCGGCACTGATTTGCCGGTTAAAGAAACAATCATCGCGCTATCACTCTTGATTGTTGGCGGCATTGTTGCTTCTGGCCGTGCGCTTAATCTTATTCCAGCGCTGGTTCTTTTCGCAGGCTTTGGCCTTTTCCACGGTTCTGCCTTTGGCGATTCCATTGCTTCGCAAGAAGCTGGTGTCGGCGGTGTTGTTCTGATCGGTTATCTGATCGGCCTTGCTGTCCTTCAATACGCAATTGCAATGGCGTCAGCTTACGCGATTAGAACCGTCTTCGGTGCAACTGAAGCAACAGCGGCAAATGCCCGTGTTGCTGGCGCAATTGTTGCCGGTATCGGTGTGTTCTTGACTTTGGAAGTTGTTGAAGGTGCAGCCTTTGCAGCGCTCGGCCTCGGCGCTTAA
- the ftsZ gene encoding cell division protein FtsZ, whose translation MTINLQAPDITELKPKITVFGVGGAGGNAVNNMIKSGLEGVEFVVANTDAQALTSSRCDKIVQMGLQVTEGLGAGSQPEVGRQAAEEVIDEINDYLNGSHMAFITAGMGGGTGTGAAPIVARAARDKGILTVGVVTKPFQFEGGRRMRLAEAGIEELQANVDTLIVIPNQNLFRIANEKTTFADAFSMADQVLNSGVSCITDLMVKEGLINLDFADVRSVMNEMGKAMMGTGEASGENRAVEAAEAAIANPLLDETSMAGAQGLLISITGGNDLTLFEVDEAATRIREEVDPDANIILGATFDEALEGVVRVSVVATGIEKGAQTGVVPEIKAGSTFLRPIMEKQAAMPVAPVVAPVTAEAAIEAELAIEAPAAVAPAMETEQSKSDPAVTIAPFAPSTEAMQLAQGGDMPAVEDLEAPAMPAMAEAPAAPSEPFIPATAEEPFVTQKMPSVDDFPMIVQEEIRAKSESSLELETQDERGALGLLKRITTATLGTHKKEEDNVTAAPNLSGAPQMPEAAPLATPAPAPLQAQAPAPMQDQANQANAFAKPAQPRAQAPEPQAPQYAPQAGQLDPHGRATPAAQPALAEDQLEIPAFLRRQAQ comes from the coding sequence ATGACTATCAATCTTCAAGCCCCTGATATCACAGAGTTGAAACCTAAAATCACCGTGTTTGGTGTTGGTGGAGCTGGCGGTAATGCTGTCAACAACATGATCAAATCCGGCCTTGAAGGGGTCGAGTTTGTGGTAGCCAATACAGATGCACAAGCATTGACCAGTTCACGTTGTGACAAGATTGTCCAAATGGGCCTTCAAGTGACCGAAGGTCTGGGCGCAGGTTCGCAGCCAGAAGTTGGTCGCCAAGCCGCAGAAGAAGTCATCGATGAAATCAATGACTACCTCAATGGTTCACATATGGCATTTATCACTGCTGGTATGGGCGGCGGAACAGGCACAGGCGCAGCGCCAATCGTTGCGCGTGCCGCTCGCGACAAAGGTATTCTTACCGTTGGTGTTGTGACCAAGCCTTTCCAGTTTGAAGGTGGTCGCCGTATGCGTTTGGCAGAGGCTGGCATTGAAGAGCTTCAAGCCAATGTGGACACGCTCATCGTGATCCCAAACCAGAACTTGTTCCGTATTGCGAATGAAAAAACGACATTTGCTGATGCCTTCTCAATGGCTGACCAAGTGTTGAACTCTGGCGTTAGCTGCATCACAGATTTGATGGTCAAAGAAGGTTTGATCAATCTCGATTTTGCTGATGTTCGTTCGGTTATGAACGAGATGGGCAAAGCGATGATGGGTACAGGCGAAGCATCCGGTGAAAACCGTGCTGTTGAAGCAGCAGAAGCTGCAATCGCTAATCCATTGCTTGATGAAACATCTATGGCCGGCGCACAAGGCTTGTTGATTTCAATCACTGGCGGCAATGATTTGACTTTGTTTGAAGTGGATGAAGCGGCAACGCGTATTCGTGAAGAAGTCGATCCAGATGCAAACATCATTTTGGGTGCAACATTTGATGAAGCGCTTGAAGGTGTCGTTCGTGTTTCTGTTGTTGCAACAGGTATCGAAAAAGGTGCTCAAACAGGCGTTGTTCCTGAAATTAAAGCAGGCTCTACATTCTTGCGCCCAATCATGGAAAAACAGGCTGCAATGCCAGTAGCTCCAGTTGTGGCACCTGTAACCGCAGAAGCAGCGATTGAAGCAGAACTTGCAATTGAAGCGCCAGCCGCTGTTGCACCAGCAATGGAAACAGAGCAGTCTAAATCTGATCCAGCAGTTACGATTGCGCCGTTTGCGCCAAGTACTGAAGCAATGCAATTGGCACAAGGTGGCGATATGCCAGCTGTTGAAGATTTGGAAGCGCCAGCAATGCCTGCAATGGCAGAAGCGCCTGCGGCACCAAGCGAGCCTTTCATTCCTGCGACTGCTGAAGAGCCATTTGTGACGCAAAAAATGCCAAGCGTTGATGATTTTCCGATGATTGTTCAAGAAGAAATTCGGGCTAAATCAGAATCGTCACTAGAGCTTGAAACACAAGACGAACGTGGCGCACTTGGTCTATTAAAGCGGATCACGACTGCGACATTGGGTACACACAAGAAGGAAGAGGACAACGTAACCGCTGCTCCAAATCTTTCTGGCGCACCACAAATGCCAGAAGCTGCACCTCTCGCCACACCTGCACCAGCACCGCTGCAAGCACAGGCACCAGCGCCAATGCAGGATCAAGCGAACCAAGCAAATGCATTTGCAAAACCAGCTCAACCACGTGCTCAAGCACCGGAGCCGCAGGCACCACAATACGCGCCACAAGCCGGACAACTTGATCCGCATGGTCGTGCAACACCTGCTGCACAACCAGCACTTGCAGAGGATCAACTAGAGATTCCAGCATTTTTGCGTCGCCAAGCTCAATAG
- a CDS encoding DMT family transporter, translated as MTIATTHARPHFVARGVMLIIAGTFLISMQDAVVKIFSEHLTLWQLFVIRGVLTIPLFVLLGWGFNAHKTLLRDAMRPWVLVRGFFIAITLLLFYAALPFSQISTLAAVIYLSPVLIVIFSSFLINEPVKLSGWVGVCLGFLGVLVLLQPGTDAFSSWTLLPLVGVVLYAFAHIITRVHCQDVPAVALGFSLNLAMLFLGVIGSIFIGLEFFGNELVGSHPYIFGEWQALDLSVWFILVHLAAIAAISAFVIAGAYQSAPPSIIATFEYSFLIFAAFWDVFYFETPLTVTAIIGMMMIVGAGMLVLKR; from the coding sequence ATGACAATCGCGACTACCCATGCACGGCCTCACTTTGTGGCGCGCGGTGTTATGCTGATCATTGCGGGCACTTTCCTCATTTCAATGCAGGACGCCGTCGTCAAAATTTTTTCTGAGCACCTAACCCTTTGGCAATTGTTTGTTATTCGTGGGGTTTTGACCATTCCTTTGTTTGTTTTGCTTGGGTGGGGATTTAATGCTCATAAAACATTGCTTCGTGATGCCATGCGCCCTTGGGTGCTTGTGCGCGGTTTCTTCATTGCGATAACGCTGCTGCTTTTTTACGCGGCTCTTCCTTTCTCACAAATTTCGACACTTGCTGCCGTGATTTATCTAAGTCCGGTATTGATCGTGATCTTCTCGTCATTCCTCATTAATGAGCCGGTGAAACTTTCGGGCTGGGTTGGTGTGTGTTTGGGGTTTTTGGGAGTGCTGGTGTTATTGCAGCCGGGTACTGATGCCTTTTCAAGTTGGACACTTTTGCCACTCGTGGGCGTGGTTTTATATGCCTTTGCCCATATTATTACACGGGTTCATTGCCAAGATGTGCCCGCCGTAGCGCTTGGCTTTTCGCTGAATTTAGCAATGCTCTTTCTTGGTGTAATCGGCAGTATATTCATAGGGTTAGAGTTTTTCGGTAATGAGCTGGTGGGTTCGCACCCTTACATTTTTGGGGAGTGGCAAGCTCTCGATTTGTCTGTGTGGTTTATCCTTGTTCATCTCGCTGCAATTGCTGCTATTTCGGCCTTTGTTATTGCAGGCGCTTATCAATCAGCACCCCCGTCAATTATCGCGACATTTGAATATTCGTTTCTCATCTTTGCCGCTTTTTGGGACGTTTTTTACTTTGAAACACCGCTAACGGTCACAGCTATTATTGGCATGATGATGATTGTTGGTGCGGGAATGTTGGTGCTAAAGCGCTGA
- the murB gene encoding UDP-N-acetylmuramate dehydrogenase produces MAFADLLPELEPWVSKVRGRLSANADLSKVTWFRVGGSAQLLFQPADEEDLQLFLTNLPQEIPVMVIGVGSNLLVRDGGIEGVVIRLSAKGFGGMERDGDTAIRVGAASQDKRVAAFALECGLDGFAFYHGIPGGIGGALRMNAGANGTETKDCVKEIVAIDRKGERHVLSNKDMGYAYRHSDAAADLIFTEAVYQGTPADKAAIQEQMDAVQHHRETVQPVKEKTGGSTFKNPEGSSAWKEVDAAGCRGLMVGGAQMSELHCNFMINTGGATATDLETLGETVRARVLENSGIKLHWEIKRLGVWPDGVQISEFMG; encoded by the coding sequence ATGGCTTTTGCCGATTTATTGCCTGAGCTTGAGCCTTGGGTCTCCAAAGTGCGTGGTCGCTTAAGTGCGAATGCTGATTTGAGCAAGGTGACATGGTTCCGCGTGGGTGGTTCGGCGCAATTGCTGTTTCAACCAGCGGATGAAGAAGACCTCCAGCTATTTTTGACGAACCTACCGCAAGAAATTCCCGTTATGGTAATTGGCGTTGGCTCCAATTTGCTGGTGCGTGATGGCGGTATTGAAGGTGTGGTTATTCGCCTTTCCGCCAAAGGCTTTGGTGGGATGGAACGTGATGGCGACACGGCCATTCGTGTGGGTGCCGCCAGCCAAGACAAGCGCGTTGCAGCCTTCGCCCTTGAATGCGGGCTTGATGGTTTTGCCTTTTATCACGGCATACCGGGCGGCATTGGCGGTGCACTTCGCATGAACGCGGGCGCCAACGGTACGGAGACGAAAGACTGCGTTAAAGAGATTGTCGCGATTGACCGCAAGGGCGAGCGTCATGTCTTGAGTAATAAAGATATGGGTTACGCCTATCGCCATTCAGACGCGGCGGCAGATTTGATATTCACCGAAGCAGTCTACCAAGGAACGCCCGCTGACAAAGCCGCCATCCAAGAACAAATGGACGCCGTACAACATCACCGCGAAACCGTTCAACCTGTGAAAGAAAAGACGGGCGGTTCAACCTTCAAAAACCCTGAAGGCAGTAGCGCATGGAAAGAAGTCGATGCCGCAGGCTGTCGTGGGCTTATGGTGGGTGGCGCTCAAATGAGCGAGCTGCATTGCAATTTCATGATCAACACAGGCGGTGCGACGGCGACTGACCTTGAGACACTAGGCGAGACGGTGCGGGCGCGGGTGTTGGAGAATTCTGGGATTAAGCTTCACTGGGAAATCAAGCGGCTTGGCGTTTGGCCTGATGGTGTGCAGATTTCGGAGTTTATGGGGTAG
- a CDS encoding D-alanine--D-alanine ligase — translation MSQKHVAVLMGGWSSERPVSLSTGEECAKALEGEGYRVSRVDVDRNVAQKLAELKPDVAFNALHGPFGEDGAIQGILEFLDIPYTHSGIMASALAMNKDRAKAVMKDAGVPVAEHRIMNRFDIGTEHPMDPPYVVKPVNEGSSFGVIIVLDDQKTPPPEISSDNWPYGDIVMVERYVSGRELTCAVMDGEALDVIEIVSIDHKFYDYDAKYAPGGSKHVLPAKILPNIYQNIQILSSKAHHALGCRGVSRADFRFDEKSDGKHDLICLEVNTQPGMTPTSLVPEMAAHAGHSFGALVKWMVEEASCGR, via the coding sequence ATGTCTCAAAAACACGTTGCCGTTTTAATGGGTGGATGGTCATCAGAGCGTCCCGTCTCATTATCAACAGGGGAAGAATGCGCCAAAGCTCTCGAAGGTGAGGGCTACCGTGTCAGCCGTGTTGATGTGGATCGCAATGTGGCGCAAAAGCTTGCTGAATTGAAGCCAGACGTTGCTTTTAACGCGCTTCATGGCCCTTTTGGTGAAGATGGTGCGATACAAGGCATCCTAGAATTCTTAGATATTCCCTATACCCACTCTGGCATTATGGCGTCTGCTCTTGCCATGAACAAAGACCGTGCAAAAGCTGTCATGAAAGACGCAGGTGTGCCGGTTGCAGAACATCGCATTATGAACCGATTTGACATCGGAACTGAGCACCCAATGGACCCACCTTATGTGGTGAAGCCGGTCAATGAAGGGTCTTCTTTCGGTGTCATAATTGTCCTTGATGATCAAAAAACACCACCGCCTGAAATATCGAGTGATAACTGGCCCTATGGTGACATCGTCATGGTCGAGCGATACGTTTCTGGCCGTGAGCTCACATGTGCTGTGATGGATGGTGAAGCCCTTGATGTGATTGAAATTGTTTCAATTGACCACAAGTTTTACGATTATGATGCTAAATATGCACCTGGAGGCTCAAAACACGTCCTTCCTGCAAAAATTTTACCAAATATTTACCAAAATATACAGATTCTATCATCCAAGGCTCACCATGCGTTGGGGTGTCGAGGCGTAAGCCGTGCAGATTTCCGTTTTGATGAAAAATCGGATGGAAAACACGACCTTATTTGCCTCGAAGTAAACACTCAACCGGGTATGACGCCGACATCACTGGTTCCAGAAATGGCGGCCCATGCGGGGCACTCATTTGGGGCTTTAGTTAAATGGATGGTGGAGGAAGCCAGTTGCGGGCGTTAG
- the murC gene encoding UDP-N-acetylmuramate--L-alanine ligase, whose translation MKMPQNIGPVHFVGIGGIGMSGIAEVLQTLGYTVQGSDMSDSANVQRLRKKGITVNIGHNADNLGEAEVIVVSSAIKADNPELMAARERVLPVVRRAEMLAELMRFKSAIAVGGTHGKTTTTSMVAALLEAGQKDPTVINGGIINAYGTNARMGDGDWMVVEADESDGTFVKLPADVAIVTNMDPEHLDHYGTFDAVKEAFQRFVENVPFYGFSVMCIDHPEVQRLVGQIEDRRIITYGENPQADVRFEDIRAEGGSTRFSVVIHNRRTDDVEEISNLLLPMPGHHNVSNATAAIAVASALGVGSDEIRDGLASFSGVKRRFTHTGSWKGVEIFDDYGHHPVEIASVLKAARSAAQGKVVAVVQPHRYTRLQSLFDDFCTCFNDADTVIVAPVYEAGESHIEGADRDSLADGLRQRGHRNVVVTEGPSDLAAIVAEEASAGDYVMCLGAGNITAWANALPDELAALGDG comes from the coding sequence ATGAAAATGCCTCAAAATATTGGACCGGTTCATTTTGTCGGTATTGGCGGTATTGGCATGAGCGGCATTGCCGAAGTGCTGCAAACTTTGGGCTATACCGTTCAAGGTTCTGACATGTCAGACAGCGCTAATGTGCAACGCCTTCGTAAAAAAGGCATCACCGTAAATATCGGCCATAATGCAGATAATCTGGGTGAGGCTGAAGTGATCGTTGTCTCTTCTGCGATTAAAGCAGACAACCCTGAGCTAATGGCAGCGCGCGAGCGGGTGCTTCCTGTTGTGCGCCGTGCTGAAATGCTGGCCGAGCTGATGCGCTTTAAATCTGCAATCGCCGTTGGCGGTACGCATGGCAAAACAACAACCACGTCGATGGTCGCGGCTTTGTTAGAAGCAGGCCAAAAAGACCCGACAGTTATCAATGGCGGCATCATCAATGCTTACGGCACCAATGCCCGCATGGGTGATGGCGACTGGATGGTGGTGGAAGCCGACGAATCTGATGGCACCTTCGTGAAACTGCCTGCTGATGTGGCCATCGTTACGAATATGGACCCAGAGCACCTTGACCATTACGGCACCTTTGATGCCGTCAAAGAAGCCTTTCAGCGGTTTGTTGAAAATGTGCCGTTTTATGGGTTTTCGGTGATGTGTATTGACCATCCAGAGGTGCAACGCCTTGTTGGTCAAATCGAAGATCGTCGTATCATCACTTATGGTGAGAACCCGCAAGCTGATGTGCGTTTTGAAGACATTCGTGCGGAAGGCGGATCAACCCGCTTTAGCGTGGTCATCCATAATCGTCGTACGGATGATGTGGAAGAAATTTCTAACCTTCTGCTACCGATGCCCGGCCACCACAATGTATCCAACGCAACGGCGGCTATTGCTGTTGCGTCAGCTCTTGGGGTTGGCAGTGATGAAATCCGTGACGGTCTTGCAAGCTTCTCTGGTGTGAAGCGTCGCTTCACGCATACGGGGTCTTGGAAGGGTGTTGAGATATTCGATGACTACGGCCATCACCCTGTTGAAATTGCAAGCGTCTTGAAAGCGGCACGTTCTGCGGCGCAAGGCAAAGTCGTCGCTGTGGTTCAACCGCACCGCTATACGCGCCTTCAAAGCCTATTCGATGATTTCTGCACATGCTTCAATGATGCGGACACCGTGATTGTCGCCCCCGTTTATGAAGCGGGTGAAAGCCACATCGAAGGCGCTGATCGTGACAGTCTCGCGGATGGTTTGCGCCAGCGTGGGCACCGCAATGTTGTTGTAACGGAAGGCCCATCTGATTTGGCCGCAATCGTTGCAGAAGAAGCTTCCGCCGGTGACTATGTGATGTGCCTTGGCGCGGGTAATATTACGGCATGGGCGAACGCTTTGCCGGATGAGCTTGCCGCACTTGGCGACGGCTAA
- a CDS encoding cell division protein FtsQ/DivIB, with protein MDGGGSQLRALAEKKQPAPRSVRRARFEEGKDLSRRQLFARRFFHRAEARVETLPRFFSAIMSASVVGGLTLYGLVLGGHLGDAASRTTALIGFDVDAVTITGHRFMREQDILDVLGLEPGVSLVTFNVAAAHQTLLREPWVESASVRKIYPGKLQVNLQERQPFAVWQRGQIKSIVDSEGLVLDDFDAEVYQGLPLLVGHGAQRKGAEFLNTLAEFPEISNRVRATMFRSERRWDILLDNRITVKLPERKVREALTELVLLESENDILSKDLVSIDMRLPDRLVMRLSDDAMVNRQAVLKRRKEIKSKEKNI; from the coding sequence ATGGATGGTGGAGGAAGCCAGTTGCGGGCGTTAGCCGAGAAAAAGCAGCCAGCACCGAGAAGTGTTAGAAGAGCTCGATTTGAAGAGGGGAAAGACCTCTCTCGTCGTCAGCTATTCGCACGTCGATTTTTCCATCGCGCTGAGGCGCGTGTGGAAACATTGCCGCGCTTCTTTTCTGCAATCATGTCAGCAAGTGTCGTTGGCGGTCTCACGCTTTACGGCTTGGTGCTAGGTGGACATTTGGGTGATGCGGCTTCGCGAACCACGGCTCTTATCGGTTTTGATGTTGATGCCGTGACGATCACAGGCCACCGTTTCATGCGTGAGCAAGATATTCTCGATGTGCTGGGTCTTGAGCCTGGTGTGTCGCTCGTAACCTTCAATGTTGCTGCTGCCCATCAAACGCTTTTGCGTGAACCGTGGGTAGAATCGGCATCCGTTCGAAAGATCTATCCAGGCAAACTGCAAGTTAATCTGCAAGAACGCCAGCCATTTGCCGTTTGGCAACGTGGTCAGATTAAGTCGATCGTTGATAGCGAAGGCCTCGTTTTGGATGATTTTGATGCTGAGGTTTATCAGGGTTTACCGCTTTTGGTGGGCCATGGTGCACAGCGCAAAGGCGCTGAATTCCTTAATACCTTGGCTGAATTCCCTGAAATCTCAAACCGCGTTCGCGCCACGATGTTCCGTTCAGAGCGTCGCTGGGATATTTTATTGGACAACCGCATCACCGTTAAATTGCCGGAGCGCAAAGTGCGTGAAGCTTTGACGGAATTGGTGCTGCTTGAAAGCGAAAATGATATTTTGTCAAAAGACTTGGTGAGTATTGATATGCGTTTGCCTGATCGTTTGGTGATGCGCTTATCCGACGATGCAATGGTCAATCGTCAAGCTGTTTTGAAACGGCGCAAAGAAATCAAATCCAAGGAGAAGAACATCTAA
- a CDS encoding ankyrin repeat domain-containing protein → MKLANRNIQFLAIAFATMIGVILSPLSSQAQIAPRPKEIAAYEGLLKAAHEGNVAELEKLIKAGADLEQTDRRDRTAFHIAGYAGNRAIMRSLAKAGADMNALEIDVYDVVTIAAVADDLETMKVALELGNKSTNVTSVYDGTALIAAAHLGHFEVVQTLIKAGAPLDHVNNLHWTALIESVVLGDGGEDHQKTAQALVDAGASKTLADQFGRTPLDLAKSRGYEAMVKILEE, encoded by the coding sequence ATGAAGCTTGCCAATAGAAATATCCAATTTCTGGCAATCGCTTTTGCAACAATGATTGGGGTGATTTTGTCACCCCTTTCAAGCCAAGCACAAATTGCACCAAGGCCAAAAGAAATCGCCGCTTACGAGGGTTTGTTAAAAGCAGCCCACGAAGGCAATGTGGCGGAGCTTGAAAAACTCATCAAAGCCGGTGCTGATCTCGAACAAACTGATCGCCGTGATCGAACCGCCTTTCACATTGCAGGATACGCTGGCAACCGCGCCATCATGCGCAGCCTTGCAAAAGCGGGTGCCGATATGAACGCGCTAGAAATTGATGTTTATGACGTCGTCACAATCGCCGCTGTAGCCGATGATCTTGAAACCATGAAAGTGGCGCTAGAGCTTGGCAATAAATCAACCAACGTCACCAGCGTTTACGACGGCACAGCCCTCATCGCCGCGGCCCACCTCGGGCATTTTGAGGTGGTGCAAACTTTGATAAAAGCAGGCGCACCGCTCGACCACGTCAACAACCTCCACTGGACAGCGCTGATTGAAAGCGTGGTGCTGGGTGATGGCGGCGAAGACCACCAAAAGACGGCCCAAGCATTGGTAGACGCAGGCGCAAGCAAAACGCTCGCAGATCAGTTTGGAAGAACCCCGTTAGACCTTGCGAAGTCTCGGGGGTATGAGGCAATGGTGAAGATTTTGGAGGAATAA